A region from the Mycoplasmopsis phocirhinis genome encodes:
- a CDS encoding DUF402 domain-containing protein: MPNNKKREMIFPLLGAIVNVQAYKYDGTLYRQWNGAKVIRNTDDHYVLFLYRTKVGEKYKNSWNYNVPVIWFLPKRENYNGLVMLEKTNNYIYVNLASKPIYEDNTIKFIDFDLDIKCYPRREMLVVDRDEFKQNAINFNYSLSLKKLIYAGLEQAIEKKNQKKYFFNPKLIHYYVNIIKKDNCLPKKFRNSLKDE; this comes from the coding sequence ATGCCTAATAATAAAAAAAGGGAGATGATTTTTCCACTTTTAGGGGCAATCGTTAATGTGCAAGCATATAAATATGATGGTACACTATATCGTCAGTGAAATGGTGCTAAAGTAATAAGAAACACTGATGATCATTATGTTTTGTTTCTTTACCGTACTAAAGTTGGCGAAAAATACAAAAATTCGTGAAATTATAATGTTCCAGTAATTTGATTTTTACCTAAAAGAGAAAATTATAATGGTTTGGTAATGTTAGAAAAAACTAATAATTATATTTACGTTAATTTAGCCTCTAAACCAATTTACGAAGATAACACAATTAAATTTATTGATTTTGATTTAGATATTAAATGTTATCCACGTAGAGAAATGCTAGTTGTTGATCGTGATGAATTTAAACAAAATGCAATTAATTTTAACTATTCACTTAGTTTAAAAAAATTAATTTATGCCGGTTTAGAACAAGCAATTGAAAAAAAGAATCAAAAAAAATATTTTTTCAATCCAAAACTAATTCACTATTATGTTAATATCATCAAAAAAGACAATTGTTTACCAAAGAAATTTCGAAACTCCCTCAAAGATGAATAA
- a CDS encoding chromate transporter, translating to MFIALLVSIPLIILISLSVFGGGQIFIPIFTWLWNSLSSWFGINISTEQISNIFAISNSTPGILSPKFAAITGYLVSNNIWIGIVAMFITFLAFTIPAILMMKLALKYSHKFDNSNYFRQLLKVMNPVIAAIIIALAIQLLIGLIAPQVVFNKSSSRYAQLNYNNTTYLFLFKGWRQIISYIYIPLGIGVSLYLYLKKAPMFSLILGNIALAFILYQPWLK from the coding sequence ATGTTCATTGCTTTATTAGTATCAATCCCGTTAATTATTTTAATTTCATTATCCGTATTTGGTGGTGGTCAAATATTTATTCCAATTTTTACATGATTGTGAAATTCTTTAAGTTCGTGATTTGGAATAAACATTAGTACGGAACAAATTAGTAACATATTTGCCATTTCAAATTCCACTCCAGGAATTTTGAGTCCTAAATTTGCAGCTATTACAGGTTATTTAGTATCTAATAATATATGAATAGGAATTGTTGCAATGTTTATAACTTTTTTAGCTTTTACAATTCCCGCCATTTTAATGATGAAATTAGCACTTAAATATTCACACAAATTTGATAATTCTAACTATTTTAGACAATTGCTTAAAGTAATGAATCCAGTGATTGCAGCAATTATAATTGCTCTAGCAATTCAATTGCTGATCGGCCTTATTGCTCCGCAAGTAGTTTTTAATAAGTCAAGTAGTCGTTATGCCCAATTGAATTATAATAATACGACATATTTATTTTTATTTAAAGGTTGAAGACAAATAATATCATATATTTATATTCCGTTAGGTATTGGCGTTTCACTATATTTATACTTAAAAAAAGCTCCAATGTTTTCATTGATTTTAGGTAATATTGCTTTGGCATTTATTTTATATCAACCTTGGTTAAAATAA
- the rpmG gene encoding 50S ribosomal protein L33, translated as MAREGFTFQCSGCKMENYISKKNKKNHPEKVELNKFCAKCGKHSLHKEKK; from the coding sequence ATGGCAAGAGAAGGCTTTACTTTTCAGTGCAGTGGATGTAAAATGGAAAATTACATTAGCAAAAAAAACAAAAAAAATCACCCAGAAAAAGTTGAATTAAATAAGTTTTGTGCTAAATGTGGCAAACATTCATTACATAAAGAAAAAAAATAA
- the tsaD gene encoding tRNA (adenosine(37)-N6)-threonylcarbamoyltransferase complex transferase subunit TsaD, whose translation MRILGIETSHDDTSIALLEDGKILEMKTISQIDIFKEFGGTIPEISSRIHVSNINIIQLFFQNKYDFETIDFIAYTQKPGLIGTLQIGYLFASALSLVLNKKLIPINHLEGHFYSNAIEQNVEYPSLCLLVSGGHTQLMYVKDPFNIEVIGETLDDAVGEAYDKISSKLGLGFPGGPIIDKIYQSYTGEYIKFTKPHTDKPYDFSFSGLKSQVLNYYNTQVMKKQKIDKEKIAASFQQTAIEYLISKTQNALESFKVNSLTLAGGVSANTKLREEFLKLSKKAIVPNLKYATDNGAMIAMCAYEQIKHVKIKNKI comes from the coding sequence ATGCGTATTTTAGGTATAGAAACTAGTCATGATGATACATCAATTGCGCTTTTAGAAGATGGCAAAATATTGGAAATGAAAACAATTAGTCAAATCGACATTTTTAAAGAATTTGGTGGCACTATTCCTGAAATTAGTTCAAGAATACACGTTTCAAATATCAATATTATTCAATTATTTTTTCAAAATAAATATGATTTTGAAACTATAGATTTTATAGCTTATACGCAAAAACCGGGTTTAATAGGCACATTACAAATAGGTTATTTATTCGCGAGTGCATTATCCCTTGTATTAAATAAAAAATTAATTCCTATCAACCATCTAGAAGGTCATTTTTATTCAAATGCTATTGAGCAAAATGTTGAATACCCATCTTTATGTTTGCTTGTATCAGGCGGACATACTCAATTAATGTATGTCAAAGATCCGTTCAATATCGAAGTTATTGGCGAAACATTAGACGACGCTGTTGGCGAGGCATATGATAAGATTAGTTCAAAACTCGGATTAGGTTTTCCAGGTGGGCCAATAATAGATAAAATTTATCAATCATACACAGGCGAATACATTAAATTTACAAAACCGCACACCGACAAACCATATGATTTTAGTTTTAGTGGTTTAAAATCACAAGTTTTAAATTACTATAACACGCAGGTGATGAAAAAACAAAAAATAGATAAAGAAAAAATTGCCGCAAGTTTTCAGCAAACAGCAATTGAATATTTAATTTCTAAAACACAAAATGCATTAGAATCATTCAAAGTTAATTCGCTTACTTTAGCCGGTGGAGTGAGTGCTAATACTAAATTAAGAGAAGAATTTTTAAAATTAAGTAAAAAAGCAATTGTGCCAAATTTAAAATATGCAACCGATAATGGAGCAATGATAGCCATGTGTGCGTACGAACAAATAAAACATGTTAAAATTAAAAATAAAATATAA
- the ffh gene encoding signal recognition particle protein, which yields MFNFLENRIQKSIQKMNKKTIINEEDILEVTRDIKMALLEADVNLKVVKEFIKNVKEKALESRLVGSINASQQMIKIVHAELQQILGGEVKEIKIDKKPFIIMMTGLQGSGKTTATAKIAYFLRKKNYVNKPLLVAADIYRPAAVQQLVTLAKSIQVDFFEKGVNVSAQNIVSEAIEYAKQNQNDLIIIDTAGRLSIDENLMNELIDLKHIAKPSEIFFVADALSGQDIINVATTFNDKLKLSGCVITKLDSDARGGAALSLTKVLDLAIRFIGTGEKISNLDLFYPDRMADRILGMGDVLSLIEKAEEVYDPKDANNMVAKLLKGNFTLDDLMNNLAQMKKLGKMKSILKMIPGLANKISEEKIDEIEIKMRSYEILISSMTKKERSNPKLLKQASRKARIIAGSGRNAFEYNRLVNDFDAMAKNMGEMAKKIKNGNLSDLSKLGFGGGFGGI from the coding sequence ATGTTTAATTTTTTAGAAAACAGAATTCAAAAATCAATTCAAAAAATGAACAAAAAAACAATCATCAATGAAGAAGATATTTTAGAAGTAACTAGAGATATTAAAATGGCTCTATTAGAAGCCGACGTCAACTTGAAAGTGGTTAAAGAATTCATTAAAAACGTCAAAGAAAAAGCACTCGAATCTAGGTTGGTAGGTTCAATAAATGCTTCTCAACAAATGATTAAAATTGTTCATGCCGAATTACAACAAATTTTAGGTGGCGAAGTCAAAGAAATTAAAATTGATAAAAAACCTTTCATCATAATGATGACTGGATTGCAAGGCTCAGGTAAAACAACAGCAACTGCCAAAATTGCTTATTTTTTAAGAAAAAAAAATTATGTCAATAAACCTCTTTTGGTAGCTGCTGATATTTATCGTCCTGCCGCTGTGCAACAATTAGTAACATTAGCAAAAAGTATTCAAGTAGATTTTTTTGAAAAGGGTGTAAATGTTAGTGCTCAAAACATTGTAAGTGAAGCAATTGAATATGCAAAGCAAAATCAAAATGATTTAATAATCATCGATACAGCCGGTCGTTTATCTATCGATGAAAATCTAATGAACGAATTAATTGATTTAAAACACATTGCTAAACCCAGTGAAATTTTCTTTGTTGCAGATGCTTTAAGTGGTCAAGATATTATAAATGTTGCTACAACATTTAACGACAAATTAAAATTAAGTGGTTGCGTGATTACTAAACTAGATTCAGATGCACGCGGTGGAGCGGCATTGAGTTTAACTAAAGTTCTTGATTTAGCAATAAGATTTATTGGTACTGGTGAAAAAATTTCAAATTTAGACTTATTTTATCCTGATCGAATGGCTGATCGTATTCTTGGAATGGGCGATGTTTTGAGTTTAATTGAAAAAGCAGAAGAAGTTTATGATCCAAAAGATGCAAACAATATGGTGGCTAAATTATTAAAAGGCAATTTTACTTTGGATGATTTAATGAATAATTTAGCACAGATGAAAAAATTAGGCAAAATGAAATCTATTTTAAAAATGATTCCGGGTTTGGCAAATAAAATAAGTGAAGAAAAAATTGATGAAATTGAAATCAAAATGCGTTCATATGAAATTTTAATTTCATCAATGACTAAAAAAGAACGCTCAAACCCCAAATTATTGAAACAAGCCTCACGCAAGGCACGAATTATAGCCGGAAGCGGTCGCAATGCTTTTGAATATAATCGTCTAGTTAATGATTTTGACGCTATGGCTAAAAATATGGGCGAAATGGCTAAAAAAATAAAAAATGGCAACCTTTCTGATTTATCCAAACTTGGTTTTGGCGGAGGATTTGGTGGAATTTAA
- a CDS encoding YdbC family protein — protein MAFKKTQITNNIVRKIGKIGGLSSSGYTKELNLVSWNNGEAKYDIRDWSEDYARSSKGITLSVDELKTLKALLDEEIKKL, from the coding sequence ATGGCATTCAAAAAAACACAAATAACTAACAATATTGTGCGCAAAATTGGCAAAATTGGTGGATTGTCGAGTAGTGGTTATACAAAAGAATTAAATCTAGTTTCTTGAAATAATGGTGAGGCTAAATACGACATTCGCGATTGAAGTGAAGACTATGCTCGCTCAAGCAAAGGTATTACTTTATCAGTGGATGAATTAAAAACCTTAAAAGCTCTTTTAGATGAAGAAATAAAAAAACTTTAA
- a CDS encoding chromate transporter translates to MNKKQKKPTFWNMFILILTVTFIGFGGGNALMPVIKRYVVDKYAWLDSDEFDKNVVITNMLPGPMAIEALSYIAIKALGFWKGFIVVILASIPHIVLAVGLIFLVNKLNRRYLAIIQTGVLIAIVGSLFGFAWNYFRKGIKESRISVWILLFISTFAFSLFVPTPWNVPVAVMVLIIAVFSAVYVINKRKNIQKLKKERQQ, encoded by the coding sequence ATGAATAAAAAGCAAAAAAAACCGACATTTTGAAATATGTTTATTTTAATTTTGACTGTAACTTTTATTGGTTTTGGTGGTGGAAATGCCCTTATGCCAGTAATTAAAAGATATGTAGTTGATAAATATGCTTGATTAGATAGTGATGAATTTGACAAAAATGTTGTAATAACTAATATGTTGCCTGGACCTATGGCAATTGAGGCTCTTTCTTACATCGCGATTAAGGCTTTAGGATTTTGAAAAGGTTTTATAGTAGTAATTTTAGCCTCAATTCCCCATATAGTTTTGGCTGTGGGTTTAATATTTTTAGTTAATAAATTAAATAGACGCTATTTAGCAATAATTCAAACAGGTGTTTTAATTGCCATTGTTGGAAGTTTATTTGGTTTTGCTTGAAATTACTTTCGTAAAGGCATTAAAGAATCGCGTATTAGTGTGTGAATACTTTTATTTATTTCAACATTTGCGTTTTCATTGTTTGTGCCAACACCTTGAAATGTTCCTGTTGCTGTAATGGTTTTAATAATTGCCGTTTTTAGTGCGGTATATGTAATAAACAAAAGAAAAAATATTCAAAAACTTAAAAAAGAAAGACAACAATAA
- the tsaB gene encoding tRNA (adenosine(37)-N6)-threonylcarbamoyltransferase complex dimerization subunit type 1 TsaB — MKLFIDTTGDDFALALLNQNNYCLEFILLKNVPKKVKLLVENTEKLLKKNKININEITDFYLNLGPGYFTGVRIALVYVRTIALITKAQINTISSMQILIKQNPLKNNFLINASGSKVYAYQNTNNKIFDVKNIEILDNENVSYNTIDYIEIFNNFQNYITLFTHQKDIINIEPYYIKKPQIGGK, encoded by the coding sequence ATGAAATTATTTATTGACACAACTGGTGATGATTTTGCTCTTGCTTTATTAAACCAAAATAACTATTGTCTTGAATTTATACTGCTTAAAAATGTTCCTAAAAAAGTTAAATTATTGGTTGAAAACACTGAAAAATTATTGAAAAAAAACAAAATAAACATCAATGAAATTACTGATTTTTACCTAAATTTAGGACCGGGTTATTTTACTGGTGTGCGAATTGCTTTGGTTTATGTTAGAACAATAGCTTTAATCACAAAAGCCCAAATAAATACAATTAGTTCAATGCAAATACTAATAAAACAAAACCCACTTAAAAATAATTTTTTAATTAATGCTTCAGGATCAAAAGTTTATGCATATCAAAATACTAATAATAAAATTTTTGATGTAAAAAATATTGAGATTTTAGACAATGAAAATGTATCTTATAACACAATCGATTATATTGAAATATTCAATAATTTTCAGAATTATATAACTTTATTCACACACCAAAAAGACATTATCAATATTGAACCATACTACATTAAAAAACCACAAATTGGAGGTAAATAA
- a CDS encoding sigma factor-like helix-turn-helix DNA-binding protein produces the protein MKINNFEQREFYIELYEKYQNLLTQTQKQAFRLYFYENLSYQEIANITATTRSAAYDSVKKALKKLLNINENIQ, from the coding sequence TTGAAGATAAATAATTTTGAACAACGCGAGTTTTATATTGAACTATACGAAAAATATCAAAATTTATTGACGCAAACTCAAAAACAAGCATTTAGATTATATTTTTACGAAAATTTAAGTTATCAAGAAATTGCTAATATCACCGCCACTACGCGTAGTGCGGCGTATGACAGTGTTAAAAAAGCTCTAAAAAAATTGCTAAATATCAACGAAAACATTCAATAA
- a CDS encoding MBL fold metallo-hydrolase RNA specificity domain-containing protein has translation MNNVNIFALGGLDENGKNCYIFEYNDKIYIINAGTKVPINSKNGVDTLIPNFSYLEKNKDKIVGVFISDVKNETFSALPWLLMHIPNLNIYTSSFNKMMINERISKYKIMHKSFKIHTISKMTKFNDIFVQPIELAGSMPGHIGFDFITPNGDYLFMFNFVEGDLGIYGKLNFDILQNAFKKRQLVALVVDAGRANHGGKAVEKINLPASLRQVFMSANPDERIIIGAYDEEMVAIHQILNMAYETNRPIVTYGKTYGQLFNLMKKEHPELPLPELIDYKVANKSNNAVVLVTGAIERLYSRFLRITDNNDVFLTLKPTDNVIMIAPPVAGLESIAAISLDDIARITPKISDVSAKEFYRHRPAKQDLIDLALKLKPKYVIPVQGLYRYLAEAAKSISQEAKIKPQNCLLLQNGKIAHFIDGKLSSTKGKIKGVGDVIIDGFGIGDISTEVIAEREILGRDGAIIITSAFDSTSKKLTGKLQINMIGSIPKDDKKDAEQLITLTMANLIDTEEFEGLKDFQNRARHVIRKKVFKTFNKEPMIIVSLNQS, from the coding sequence ATGAATAATGTCAATATATTTGCATTAGGTGGTTTAGACGAAAACGGAAAAAATTGTTATATTTTTGAATATAATGACAAAATATATATTATTAACGCAGGAACAAAAGTTCCTATAAATTCTAAAAATGGAGTTGACACATTAATTCCTAATTTTTCATATTTAGAGAAAAATAAAGACAAAATAGTGGGTGTATTTATAAGCGATGTTAAAAACGAAACGTTTTCGGCATTACCTTGACTTTTAATGCATATACCAAACTTAAACATATATACATCTTCATTTAACAAAATGATGATTAATGAGCGAATTTCTAAATATAAAATAATGCATAAAAGCTTCAAAATTCACACAATTTCAAAGATGACAAAATTTAATGATATTTTTGTACAACCTATTGAGTTGGCGGGTTCAATGCCAGGACATATTGGCTTTGATTTTATAACACCAAATGGTGATTATTTATTTATGTTTAATTTTGTTGAAGGAGATTTAGGAATTTATGGAAAACTTAATTTTGACATCTTACAAAACGCATTTAAAAAAAGACAATTAGTCGCTTTGGTTGTTGACGCGGGTAGAGCAAATCACGGCGGTAAAGCTGTTGAAAAAATAAATTTACCTGCATCACTGCGCCAAGTCTTTATGTCGGCAAACCCTGATGAGAGAATAATAATTGGAGCCTATGATGAAGAAATGGTAGCCATTCACCAAATATTGAATATGGCCTACGAAACCAACCGTCCAATTGTAACATACGGAAAAACATATGGTCAATTATTTAACTTAATGAAAAAAGAACACCCTGAACTGCCTTTACCAGAATTAATTGATTACAAAGTTGCCAATAAAAGCAATAATGCCGTTGTATTAGTTACCGGAGCAATTGAACGTTTATATTCAAGATTTTTACGAATTACTGATAATAATGATGTCTTTTTGACTTTAAAACCAACCGACAATGTTATTATGATTGCGCCACCAGTTGCTGGACTTGAAAGCATTGCTGCTATATCGCTAGATGATATAGCCCGCATTACTCCCAAAATTTCTGATGTTAGTGCAAAAGAATTTTATAGACACCGCCCTGCTAAACAAGATTTAATTGATTTAGCATTAAAATTAAAACCAAAGTATGTTATTCCTGTTCAGGGTTTATATCGTTATTTAGCTGAAGCGGCTAAATCTATTAGCCAAGAAGCTAAAATAAAACCACAAAATTGTTTATTGTTACAAAATGGTAAAATAGCTCATTTTATCGATGGTAAACTTTCAAGCACAAAAGGCAAAATAAAAGGAGTGGGCGATGTAATCATTGACGGATTTGGAATTGGGGATATAAGCACTGAAGTGATTGCTGAACGTGAAATATTAGGTAGAGACGGAGCTATAATAATCACTTCTGCTTTTGATTCAACATCTAAAAAATTAACCGGTAAATTACAAATTAATATGATTGGTTCAATTCCAAAAGATGATAAAAAAGATGCTGAACAATTAATCACTTTAACAATGGCAAATTTAATTGATACAGAAGAATTTGAAGGTTTAAAAGACTTTCAAAATCGTGCTCGTCATGTGATTAGAAAAAAAGTTTTTAAAACATTCAACAAAGAACCAATGATTATTGTTTCACTTAATCAAAGTTAA
- the tsaE gene encoding tRNA (adenosine(37)-N6)-threonylcarbamoyltransferase complex ATPase subunit type 1 TsaE, with product MQQTFKVSNGSSIKHIAEFILANLTSSKIILLNGDLGAGKTTLVKEIAKLIGIKEQITSPTFNYMKDYSGLVHIDAYHLSEDLIEFEDYYLDNIVAIEWSDNISHSYKNYIDIRISLDEQNNHIFEIKEYK from the coding sequence ATGCAACAAACTTTCAAGGTTTCAAACGGTTCATCGATTAAACATATAGCTGAATTTATTTTAGCAAACTTAACTAGTTCAAAAATAATTTTACTAAATGGCGATTTAGGTGCTGGAAAGACCACCTTAGTTAAAGAAATAGCCAAATTAATAGGAATTAAGGAGCAAATTACTTCACCTACTTTTAACTATATGAAAGATTATAGTGGTTTAGTCCATATTGACGCTTATCATTTAAGTGAAGATTTAATTGAATTTGAAGATTATTATTTAGATAACATTGTTGCGATTGAATGATCGGATAATATATCACATTCATATAAAAACTACATTGATATCAGAATAAGTTTAGACGAACAAAATAATCACATTTTTGAAATAAAGGAGTATAAATAA
- a CDS encoding GNAT family N-acetyltransferase → MILKATQNDINSVKHFLNLDADKNFFFIGDIDSYGVESTIHKTLIKVEQDEIVAVLLIFNQTLLFFDPYSKLCWSEINEIILQNNLKNINISDDMFKKIEKYVKNENKYVIHQQIMAKLNHKININTDEVSKAELKDIPKIVESRLKIKEFANFANEYDHELKVYTQSFTAGISNPFIIKNENNDVISCALIAINADNKCFIGGVYTLNQYRKQGLASKVVAKLSNWIIEQQKIPMLFYHNPEAGSVYRSLGYEEIGSLYTIIVK, encoded by the coding sequence ATGATTTTAAAAGCAACACAAAACGACATAAATTCAGTAAAGCATTTTTTAAATCTAGACGCGGATAAAAATTTCTTTTTTATTGGTGATATCGATAGTTATGGAGTTGAATCAACAATACACAAAACATTAATAAAAGTTGAACAAGATGAAATAGTTGCAGTTTTATTAATTTTTAACCAAACATTACTTTTTTTTGATCCATACTCAAAATTATGTTGAAGTGAAATTAATGAAATAATTTTGCAAAATAATTTAAAAAACATCAATATTTCAGATGATATGTTCAAAAAAATTGAAAAATACGTCAAAAATGAAAATAAGTATGTTATACACCAACAAATAATGGCAAAATTAAATCACAAAATCAACATTAACACAGACGAAGTAAGCAAAGCTGAACTCAAAGATATACCTAAAATAGTTGAATCAAGATTAAAAATTAAAGAATTTGCAAATTTTGCTAATGAGTATGACCATGAGTTAAAAGTTTATACCCAATCATTTACGGCTGGAATATCAAATCCTTTTATTATTAAAAATGAAAATAATGATGTTATAAGTTGTGCTTTAATAGCAATAAACGCCGATAATAAATGTTTTATCGGTGGAGTTTATACATTAAATCAATATCGCAAGCAAGGTTTGGCATCAAAAGTTGTAGCAAAATTATCAAATTGAATAATTGAGCAACAAAAAATACCAATGCTTTTTTACCATAACCCAGAAGCTGGAAGTGTATATCGCTCATTGGGTTATGAAGAAATCGGTAGTTTATATACAATTATTGTCAAGTAG
- the ftsY gene encoding signal recognition particle-docking protein FtsY, producing the protein MGFFKFLKEKIFGRKKDKVAEKEQQIAQQEEQELLESKKLEKYSTGLASASSLGRKIFNLQNKHKKINEEFFEELEEILIMSDISAQLVYAIITHLKNQVKIRNLTDSKDIGELTADQMFVIYTNKSIIDTTLNYEQNRLNIFVFIGVNGSGKTTSVAKIAHKYVKMGKKVLIAAADTFRAGAVSQLDIWTTRAGADIVKPAKEGADPASVVFDALKKAKEQNYDLLLIDTAGRLQNKINLMRELEKIYSIIAKFQQNAPHECLLVLDATTGQNGISQARHFKEVANPSGIILTKMDGTSKGGIVLSIKDEFDLNVKYIGLGEGLEDLQEFDLDKFIYTMTKELIKASEIEDK; encoded by the coding sequence ATGGGATTTTTTAAATTTTTAAAAGAAAAAATTTTTGGCAGAAAAAAAGATAAAGTAGCCGAAAAAGAACAACAAATTGCTCAACAAGAAGAGCAAGAATTACTAGAGTCTAAAAAACTAGAAAAATATTCAACTGGATTGGCTAGTGCTTCAAGTTTGGGAAGAAAAATTTTTAACCTGCAAAATAAGCATAAAAAAATCAACGAGGAATTTTTTGAAGAATTAGAAGAAATATTGATAATGTCAGATATTAGTGCTCAATTAGTATATGCCATAATTACTCATCTTAAAAATCAGGTTAAAATTCGTAACTTAACAGATTCTAAAGATATCGGGGAATTAACTGCTGATCAAATGTTTGTAATATACACAAACAAGAGTATTATTGATACAACGTTAAATTATGAGCAAAATCGACTAAATATCTTTGTTTTTATAGGTGTTAATGGTTCTGGTAAAACTACATCAGTAGCTAAAATTGCTCACAAGTATGTTAAAATGGGTAAAAAAGTATTAATTGCAGCGGCTGATACATTTAGAGCAGGAGCTGTAAGCCAACTTGATATATGAACAACAAGAGCAGGAGCAGACATAGTTAAACCAGCTAAAGAAGGTGCCGATCCTGCATCAGTTGTTTTTGACGCTTTGAAAAAAGCAAAAGAACAAAATTATGACTTATTATTAATCGATACGGCTGGCCGACTACAAAATAAAATTAATTTGATGCGTGAATTAGAAAAAATATATTCAATTATTGCCAAATTTCAGCAAAATGCTCCCCATGAATGTTTATTAGTTCTTGACGCAACGACTGGTCAAAATGGCATTAGTCAGGCACGTCATTTTAAAGAAGTTGCTAATCCAAGCGGTATTATATTAACCAAAATGGATGGTACTAGCAAAGGTGGTATAGTTTTATCAATCAAGGATGAGTTTGATTTAAATGTTAAATATATTGGTTTAGGTGAAGGATTAGAAGATTTGCAAGAGTTTGATCTAGATAAATTTATTTACACCATGACTAAAGAATTAATTAAGGCAAGCGAAATTGAAGATAAATAA
- a CDS encoding YwaF family protein encodes MEFKVPEFFRWQGENKLFHFEGISLATFNMIFSLAVLTMIMMWIFKKPISRSFNNKDKHLLFLTKKQLFRLIGSIILIFMLARIILIITIKYPTQWEVLPLHLCRFMLFLSALSLIFNKTHYVKYFGHIAIVGAMIALSRPDFDFENGLKPFRTGLDSYYFWDHITTHSFLLILTSFLYVVSSSKFKAKDLLYTMLFFLITTIIIFIINWISDVYAPTSWKTNYFYLGQDAYNTQKDVLGVLSKWPFNLFTWTTLGAGVAVVSILFWIWQDNFYLDKINSKWVFVKQKSTRWVEFKNSFPKIAKQN; translated from the coding sequence GTGGAATTTAAAGTACCGGAATTTTTCCGCTGACAAGGTGAAAATAAACTGTTTCATTTTGAAGGAATTTCATTAGCAACCTTTAACATGATTTTTTCTTTAGCTGTTTTAACAATGATTATGATGTGAATTTTTAAAAAACCAATTTCACGCTCATTTAACAACAAAGACAAACATCTGCTATTTTTAACTAAAAAGCAATTATTTAGATTAATTGGTTCAATAATATTGATTTTTATGTTGGCTCGAATTATTCTAATAATTACAATAAAATACCCAACACAATGAGAGGTTTTACCTTTGCACTTATGTCGATTTATGTTATTTTTGAGTGCTTTATCCTTAATTTTCAATAAAACTCATTATGTTAAATATTTTGGACATATTGCAATTGTTGGAGCAATGATCGCGTTATCTAGACCTGATTTCGACTTTGAAAACGGTCTAAAACCTTTTCGTACCGGTTTAGATTCATATTATTTTTGAGATCATATTACCACACACTCATTTTTATTAATATTAACCTCATTTCTATATGTAGTTTCAAGTTCAAAATTCAAAGCAAAAGATCTTTTATACACAATGTTATTTTTCTTAATAACAACTATAATTATCTTCATAATAAATTGAATTAGTGATGTTTATGCTCCAACCTCATGAAAAACAAATTACTTTTATTTAGGCCAAGATGCATATAATACCCAAAAAGACGTTTTAGGTGTATTGTCTAAATGACCATTCAATTTATTCACTTGAACAACATTAGGAGCTGGTGTTGCAGTTGTTTCAATACTATTTTGAATTTGACAAGACAATTTTTATTTAGACAAAATTAATTCAAAATGAGTATTTGTTAAACAAAAATCAACTCGCTGAGTTGAATTTAAGAATTCTTTTCCAAAAATAGCAAAACAAAATTAA